The Rahnella aquatilis CIP 78.65 = ATCC 33071 genomic sequence CGCGGTCTAACGAAGGGCTGTATTTTCTGTCCTTAAACTTACGCATTCAATTCCTGTGGGCCAGTCGACCGACACCGGCAGGACAGCATATTGAAAATTGGATTGTCATTACGTAGGGGTTCACATGCAGGGCACCAAAATCCGTTTACTCATTGGTGGATTGCTGCTGGCAGCAGCCGCAAGTCATGTGCAAGCTGAAGCATTACAACCAGATCCGGCCTGGCAGCAGGGGAAACTGGACAATGGATTTACCTGGCAGTTGCTGACCACGCCGCAACGCCCGAGCGATCGCATTGAATTACGCCTGGTGGTTCGCACCGGCTCGCTGGCTGAATCAGCCCAGCAAACGGGCTATGCCCATTTCCTTCCCCGTCTTGCACTGATGCACAGCGAAGGTTTCAGCACGGCTCAGCTCCAGTCACTGTGGCAGCAAAGTATCAATCCGCAGCGGCCATTGCCGCCAGCCGTCAGTTCTTATGATTTCACGATGTACAACCTGAGCCTGCCAAATAACCGTCCTGAGCTTCTCAAAGATGCCCTGAACTGGCTGGCAAATACGGCGGGTAAAGTGTCTGTCACACCCGCACTGGTGAGTGCCGCCCGTCAGGAATCACAGGATCCGGTCGGTTCTCTGCCGCAAAATACGCAGGATGCCTGGTGGCGTGCGCGTATGGCAGGTTCGACGCTGGTCGGCCACAATCCCCACCAGTTGCCAACCAAACCCGTCAATATCGACGCATTAATCAAATTTTATCATCAGTGGTATACGCCTGATGCGATGACGTTATTCGTCGTCGGTAATGTCGACAGCCGCGGCCTGAGCGAACAAATCAACCGGACCTTCTCATCACTGAAAGGCAGCCGCCAGACCCCGCAGACGTTGCCAACGCTGTCTGCAGTCACCACAAAATCCATGACCGTTATGGACGAAAACCTGACTCAGGACCGTGTCTCATTAATGTGGGATAACGCCTGGCAGCCCATTCAGGATTCTCAGGCACTTGCCGCATACTGGCGCAGTGATTTAGCCCGCGAAGCGCTGTTCTGGCATTTGCAGCAACAACTGAAAAGTGCGTTTGAAACCAAAAAAGACACGCCGGCACCCGGCCCGGGGCTGGGTTTCGACTGTAACGTGCAATATCAGCGCGCACAGTGCGCCATCCGCATTGAAGCACCGCAGGCGAAGCTGACGGAGCTGTTTAAACGTCTGTCAGAAGAACTCCTGTCCGTGCGTGATAAAGGCATTTCTCAGGCTGAATTTGACGCGCTGATTGCGCAGAAAAACGATCAACTGAGCAAACTGTTCGCGACTTACGCCCGTACCGATACTGATGTGCTGATGAGTCAGCGTTTGCGTTCCCAGCAAAATGGTGTGGTGGATATCGCCCCGGAACAATATCAGCAACTGCGTCAGCAGTTCCTTTCCACGCTGACCCTGCCGGTGCTGAATCAGGAACTGAAGCAACAGCTTTCCCGTGACCCTGCGTTATTAGTGGCGCAGCCAAAAGGGGAACCTGAGATGAATGCAGGTGAACTGCGGGCGGTGTATGACAAGATCATGGCGCCGGCAGAAACCGCGCCTGCGGTTGATGCCCCTGCGGGGGATGTGCCGGCGGCATCGGCGGCAACGAGTGCGCAATAAGCAGATTGTTGAGTAAGAATTCGGTCGGCTCCCTCCCCTGCGAAGGGGAGGGTTGGGGTGGGGTATTAAAGATAAATCATAGGGTTAAAGCGTGGTTTGGCCGCTGCTTTCGTCTTTAAAACCCCCTCCCGCCTCCCCCTTCGCAGGGGGAGGAGCAGAGCCAGCGCGTTTTTATGCCCGGTCTGGCATAAACTCCATCGGAATGATCGCCCCGCGGTGCTGGATAACAGTACTTGCTGTCTCATGCCCACGTACCGCCGCTTCCACTGCGCTGCCGCCGGTGAGCCTCACCGCCAGATATCCGGCGCTGAAGGAATCTCCTGCTGCTGTCGTATCAATGACTTTCTCTTTCGGCAATTTCACCGCAGGGACATCATGCATCTCGCCTTCAGCGCTGGAGACGATGCAACTGTCGGCTCCGCGTTTGACGACCACTTCGCTGACGCCCAGCGCATGGGTGCGCGCAATCACGTCGTCGTACGGCTTCTGGCCCCACAGCATGTCTTCGTCGTCGAGGGTCAGGAAGGCAATATCGGTGCAGGAAAGCATGGCGTTATAGGCGGCCTGCGTTTGTTCTTTGCTGGCCCACAGACGCGGACGGTAATTGTTATCGAAAATCACTTTGCCACCGCGTGAACGGCAGGCTTTCAGCAAGGTCATCAGACGGTCGCGGCTTTCATCGCTGAGGATCGCCAGACTGATGCCGCTCAGATACAGATAATCGAATTCTGCCAGTTTCTGACAAATCTCTTCGGATTGCGGGCTGTCGAGCCAGTAGCGTGCGGCAGCATCATTGCGCCAGTAAT encodes the following:
- a CDS encoding sugar kinase; this encodes MTSKNIAVIGECMIELSQKGDALHRGFGGDTLNTSVYISRQVSPDALNVHYVTALGNDSFSNEMLQAWQQEGVHTDLTQRLENKLPGLYVIETDSTGERTFYYWRNDAAARYWLDSPQSEEICQKLAEFDYLYLSGISLAILSDESRDRLMTLLKACRSRGGKVIFDNNYRPRLWASKEQTQAAYNAMLSCTDIAFLTLDDEDMLWGQKPYDDVIARTHALGVSEVVVKRGADSCIVSSAEGEMHDVPAVKLPKEKVIDTTAAGDSFSAGYLAVRLTGGSAVEAAVRGHETASTVIQHRGAIIPMEFMPDRA
- a CDS encoding M16 family metallopeptidase, with the protein product MQGTKIRLLIGGLLLAAAASHVQAEALQPDPAWQQGKLDNGFTWQLLTTPQRPSDRIELRLVVRTGSLAESAQQTGYAHFLPRLALMHSEGFSTAQLQSLWQQSINPQRPLPPAVSSYDFTMYNLSLPNNRPELLKDALNWLANTAGKVSVTPALVSAARQESQDPVGSLPQNTQDAWWRARMAGSTLVGHNPHQLPTKPVNIDALIKFYHQWYTPDAMTLFVVGNVDSRGLSEQINRTFSSLKGSRQTPQTLPTLSAVTTKSMTVMDENLTQDRVSLMWDNAWQPIQDSQALAAYWRSDLAREALFWHLQQQLKSAFETKKDTPAPGPGLGFDCNVQYQRAQCAIRIEAPQAKLTELFKRLSEELLSVRDKGISQAEFDALIAQKNDQLSKLFATYARTDTDVLMSQRLRSQQNGVVDIAPEQYQQLRQQFLSTLTLPVLNQELKQQLSRDPALLVAQPKGEPEMNAGELRAVYDKIMAPAETAPAVDAPAGDVPAASAATSAQ